ACAAAAGGACGCCGTCCAGTTGCCGTCGCTCCAGCGCCGGCGCCGACGCTTGCTTGCTGCTGACGTCCGCCAGAATCATGTTCATGCCGGCGGCCGAAAGCGCCTGCTCGACGCCGCGCAGCTTCGCCATCGCCAACGTTGGGTGACGCTGCGAACTGCCGTCGAGCATCAACACCGCGACGTTCTTGACCCGCAGTTGGCCCCCGCCTTCGCGGCGGGCCTTGCGGGGGCGCGGCTCGTAACCGAGACGCTTGATGATCTCGTTTACAATCTGGACCGTCTCCGGCGACACCCCGGCGTGATTGTTGATCACGCGTGAGACAGTCGCTTGCGAGACGCCGGCGATCTCGGCAATTTCTACGGTGCTGGTCATACGCTTTCTACTTTGCCTGGCGTTTGCGATCGGTCAATTCGATGTTCAACGTCGTATCTTCTTCGGGCAATTCAAACGCCTCCTGGTAACTTTCGCCCAGCGACTTACCATACGGCGCGAAGTCGGGATTGGGATCCACTCCGTCGAACGCTTCGACAATCACCAGATGGGGCCCGCCCACCATGGGCTGACCGTTGTTGCGGGTATCAAACTGACCATCTTTGATCGCGGCGCTGCCATAGGCGCCGGAGTTTCCCTTCGAACCGTCAGGCTGAAAAATGATCGATCCGATCGGCACTGGTTTTCCCTGGTGCGTGACGGTTCCCTGAATGCGAAAGGCGTCGGCCGCATCGCCGCCGCTGCATCCCAGCAACATCGCCGACAGCAGCAACATCGGTAGCGCGGTTCTACGTTTCACCTGGCTATCTTCCTTTTCACGCATGGGACTACGGCATCTCGACCACTTCGCCGCCGGCGCGACTGGCCAACGCCAAATAGGTTTCCATCTCGATCGTTGCGGGAAAAAACTTCACCGCTCCATCGGCCGTGGCGAAGTTGGCGCCGCCAGGATGTTGACTGCCGTAACCGCCATTGTTGGCGACCATCGTAAAGCTCGGAGTCTTGATCCCAATGTTGATCGGATAGCGATGATTCTTGGTCGTCGCCATGTACAAGCCGTTTGACGTCCAGTGCAAACCACGATTCCAGGCCCGATAGAACGGGTACTTATTCCATGAGAGTTCGCCAACCAGGATCGTGTTCGAGCTGCCGTCGGTCACGTCGCGCAGGCCCAGATTGCTGCGCAGTTTGAACACCCCTTCATCGGCCACTTCGCCAAACGAGGAGACGTTCTCTCGCGACGTGTCGCGGGCATAGTTGGCGTTGGTCGTCGCGTTAAGCCCGATCGGCCCGCTATTGCCAAAGTAGTGCGTCGTCGGGCAGGGCTGCTCCGAAGCCAACGTCGTAATCACCGTCGAGCCGCTGGGACAATGGAGCGCATCCATCGACGACTCGCTGCAAAGCGGCAGATTGTCGCGCCACGTGCCGGTGAAGTTGTACTGGTCGTAGATCGCCGACTGTTCGTAAAACGGCGCCAGGCGAATCCACATTCCATGCGACTTGCCCCCGTCGATGCCCGACGGCGGAAACGATCCGAAAGTATCGTGGTAGTTGTGCAGCGCTAGAGCCAGCTGCTTCAGGTTGTTGGTGCAGCTCATTCGCCGCGCAGCGTCGCGGGCCTGTTGAACAGCCGGCAGCAACAGCGCAATCAGCACGCCAATGATCGCGATCACGACCAGCAGTTCGACCAACGTAAAACCGCGCCAGCGGCGGCGGGCGGCGTTGGTGGAAGTCGGAGCCAGAGAAGTCATCGACCGGTACCTCCCGTGATTTTCTCAAAAGGAGCAGGATGGAAGCGTTTGCGGAGTTCATCCGCCGCTTTGGGGAGCTCCAACCTACCAGCCCCGCTGCCCCAGCAAGACAAATATCCGTGAATATTCACGACTTTCGCCAGATTCGTCTCCCAAGAGTGAAATCAAGCCCGCATTAAAACCACTTAAACAATGGCCTTTTTCCGCAATGAATCCGCGATATTCAACGATTGACGCGAAATGCCTATATTTCCGGCGCCAATGGACGCTGATTCGCCTCCCTGGTGAATATTCACCAGCTAACTCGCCACAGGTTGGCTCGTCGAGTCCTGCTAATCCGCTTGGTCGACCTCCAGAAACCGATCGGGCGAGGTATTGGAAAGTATGGAAGCCGGGCGATCTGGGGCGAGACTTCGTGGACAACAACAGACCTGATCCAGCCCCATGGGCGTCCTACTTCTGTTGCATTAGAACGTGCAATCACGGATACTGAAGCGACGCAGTTGGCCCCCGCAATCAGCACAAATCCTTCCTCACCAAACGCCGCTGCGTCCCTTCCCTCCCTGTTCGTCCTCGCAACTCGAGAAGCCGCTTGCGACGAACCTCACGCCTACCTTCTTCCGACTCCTTCCAGCGGCCATCCAATCATGTCGAAATCGACCAGCAATTCTGTGCGCGGTTGTCCAGGTTTTCGCCAAGCGACGCGGTTCAGTCGGCGACAGATGCTGCAAGCCGGCGCCTTGAGCGCCCTCGGATTGGGCCTGGGCGACTTTCATAGCCAACTGGCGGCCGCTGCAGCCAATGGCGGTCCGGCGCCCAAGGCGAAGGCCTGCATCTTCCTCTTCATGTGGGGCGGGCCCAGCCAGCTGGAGACGTTCGACCTGAAGCCGGACGCCCCCGCCGAAGTCCGCGGCGACTTCAAACCGATCTCCACCAAAGTCCCCGGCACGCAGATCTGCGAACATTTCAGCCGCATTGCCCAGTGGACCGACAAGCTGGCGATCATCCGTTCGCTGACCCACAACGATCCAGCTCACCTCTCCAGCGGACACGCCACGCTGACTGGGCAACTGGCGCCGGTCGTCAAGAGCGACGCCGATCCACCCAGCTCGAAAGACTCACCCCATCTCGGCTCGCTGATCTCTAAGTTTCGTCCCGGCGACGCGGGGCTTCCTTCGTTTGTGGCGATGCCCTGGAAAGCGCTTCACCCGGCCGCGCCCGGCGGCGAAGCTCCTGGGCAACATGGCGGTTGGCTCGGTTCGGCGTATGACGGGATGTTGCTGACCGGCGACCTGAACGATCCGAAGTGGCGACCGCAAGGACTTGGTTTGCCGGCCGACCTCGGACTCGACCGCCTCGAGTCGCGCGTTGCGCTGCTCAAGAAGCTCGACGCCCAACGGGCCGACCTACATCAGTCGCTCGCTGGCGCCGCCTTCAACAATCATCAGTCGCGGGCCATCGAAATGGTCGGTTCGGCCAAGGTCCGCAGCGCCTTCGATCTGACCCAAGAGACCGACGCAACGCGTGAACGTTACGGACGCAACATCCATGGCCAGTCGGTCTTGATGGCGCGCCGCCTGGTCGAACATGGCGTGCCGTTGGTCTCGGTCAACTGGCACAACGACGGCAAGAACTTTTGGGATACCCACGGCGACAACTTCAATCGAATGAAGAACGATCTGATGCCGCCGGCCGACATGGCGCTTGCCGCGCTGCTGCAGGACCTGGAAGACCGCGGCATGCTGGATGAGACGATCGTCGCGTGGGTGGGCGAATTTGGTCGCAAGCCGCGGATCTCCCAAAACAACGCCGGCCGCGAACATTGGCCCTTCTGCTACAGCGGGTTGCTGGCCGGCGGCGGCATCCAGGGTGGCGCCGTCTATGGCGAAAGCGACAAGCACGCCGCCTATCCCGTTTCCGATCCCGTAACGCCGCAAGACTTCGCCACGACGATCCTGCACGCGATGGGAGTCGATACCTCCGCGACGCTGCTCGACCGCGAGAATCGACCGCACCACGTATGCTCGGGCCGAGTGCTGCAAGATTTGCTGATCGGCTAGACGCCTACGTTGCGTCCTCCACGCAGCGCCCTCCCTTCCCTCCTGCCCCCACAACCAACCATGCGAATCCCGTCGAGTTCGATCTGGCTTGTTGGCGTCCTACTTGCAGTTTGGCCAGCGCTGGCCGCAGGGCAAAGCTTCGATTCGCTGCAACCGTGGACTTGCCCGCCTGGGCAGACGACGCAGATCAAGATCACCGGCAAAGATCTCAAGGCGCCGCTGCGTCTGGCGTTTGGTCGCCCCGGCGTCACAGCCAAGGTGGAACAGCTCGAGCCAACCGCTGCAGTCGTCGCCGTCACGATTCCGGCCAATCAGCCCCTTGGCCCGCTGCCCGTTTGGCTGGCCGGTCCCGGCGGCGCCGCGCATGGGCGGACGATCCTGATCGACGACCTGCCGGCAGTGTCCGATAACGGCGGCAATCACTCGCGAGATACCGCGCAAGAGATCCCCACCCTGGCGTCAATCGAAGGCAAGTGCGACGCCGCGGTCAGCGACTTCTATCGCTTTCCTGCAGCCGAAGGGCAACAGCTCTCGTTCGAGATCCATACGCAAGCGCTCCATTCCGCGATGGATCCAGTCGTGCGTCTGCTGCATGCCAACGGCGACGTCTTGCTGCAAGCCGACGATACGCAGGTCGGACCTGATACTCGCTTCGCCCACACATTCTCGGCCGCCGGAGAGTACTGGATCGAAGTCCAAGACAGCGGCAACGCCGCCGCCGGCGCCCTCTATCAACTGCGGATCGGCGATTTCCCCGTCGTCAACCAAAGCTGGCCGCTGGCGGTGCAACAAGATCACCCGACCAGCGTCACGTTCGTTGGCGCCACTGCCGATCAAGCGAACTCACCCGAAGTAACCGCCGCGACGACCTCACCAGCAACGATCAACGTCGCTACCAAGTCCCCCTCCGGAAAATCGTCGACCTGGGTTCCGTTACACACGAGCCGCTATCCGCAAGTGGTCGAATCGCCAGATGCTGGTTCGCTGACAGCGCCGGTCGGCATCACCGGCCGCTTGGCGGAGGCGAAAGAGGTCGACGCCTTCGTTGTGCAGGGCGTGAAGGGACAGACCGTACGAATTGCCGCCAAGACGCGCAGCTTGAATAGCCCAACCCTGCTGACCATGAAGCTGCTGGCGACCGACGGCAAGGTCATCGCCCAAACCAAGGTCACCGACGCGGACGAGTGGAGCATGGACGCCACCTTCCCGGCCGATGGCCCGTATCGCCTAGAAGTAGCTGATCTGCTGAAACGAGGCGGCGACCCGTTCACGTATCACATCGAGATCGCCCCGGTCGGCACGTTTGCGATCGTCCTGGCTGGCGACGCCAAGACTCGCGAGCACTTCCCGGTCGCGGTCAAAAATGGCGCCTGCGCGTTTCAATTAGGCGTCGCGCGGTTTGGCTATGACGGGCCAATCGACCTGTCGCTGGTCAGTGGCGGCGAAGGGTTTCGCTTGCTCAATCCTCGCATTCCAGCGGGCGCCAACGACTTTCGCGTGCATGTCGCCATCGACGACGCCTGGCGCGCCGATCGGCTGGAAGTGCTGAAGTTGCAAGCGACCGCCGCCGACGATCCCAACAATCGCCGCCTGGTTAACAGTCACGCGATTCACCGGGCGAGGGAGCCGTTTGTGCTCGCACCGAATGCCGATCAGGATGGCGCGATTCTATTGGTCGCGATTGGGCAACTGCCGCCGATCTTCTCGCTCTCGCCCACGGCGCCCGTTCAACTAGCTCGCCCGGTCCCAACCCACACTGCGACGCTTCCGCTGAAGCGGATTCATGACCAGTTCAAGTCCGGCGTCGAGATCCTAACCAACACGCTCTCTACCGGCTGGAGCGGAACCGCCAAAGCGGACGGCGACAACTACATGCTGACCGTGACGCGTGGCGCTGAAACGGCCCCGCATCCGGAACAGCTGACCGTTACCGCGTTCGGCGAGATCCACGGCCAAGGCTATTTGGAGCAGGTCCAGATCCCGATCCAATGGTTCGATCCGGTGCAAGTCGCCCTTACGTTCGCAGAGCCGATCATCCGCGGCGGCCCAGCCCGCGTTGTCGCAACGGCGACGCGCGCCGGCAACGAACCGCAGCCGATTACGCTTCGCCTAGTTGACTTGCCATCTGGCGTCACCGCGCCGGAGTCGATCACCATCGCCGCCAATCAAACGGTGGTCGAGTTCGACCTGCAGTTTGCCGCCGCCGCGTCCCTGCAGACGCCGCCGATCTCGCTTGTCGCAGCCAGCAAGTATCACGGCCAAGACTTTGAGGTTCGCTCGAAGCACGCCGTTCCGACGATGATCGAGGGCCCACAGCGGTTGACTCTCTACCCAACCTCGATTTTGCTGAATGATCCGCTCGGGCGACAGCGAGTGGTGGTCAGCGGCGCCGACAAGCAAGGTTCTGCCCGCGATTGGACGCGATTTGCCCGCATCGTCTCGTCGCGTCCCGAGGTTGCCGAGATTCGCAATGGCGTGATCTATCCGATCGCCGACGGCGAAGCGGAGATCGCCGTGCAAGTTGGCGGCGTGCGGCAGACGATCCCAGTGCAGGTCGCCAATCGCGGGACGACGCGACCGATTGAATTTGAATCGGAAGTGCTGGTCGCGCTTTCCAAGCAAGGTTGTAATCAAGGCGCCTGCCATGGTTCGCCCAGCGGCAAAGGAGGCTTTCGCCTTTCGCTGCGAGCCTTCGACATGCAGCTGGACGAATTAACGCTGATCCGCGAAGAGTCAGGACGGCGCATCAACCTGATCGAACCGGATAAGAGTCTGCTGCTACTGAAGCCGCTGATGAGCGTCGCCCATGGCGGCGGCAAGCAGATCCACCAGCAGGACGAGGCGTACACGATCCTGCGCGACTGGATCGCCGCCGGCGCCAAGGCTGATCCGGCCGATATGCCGCGAATCGAGCGTCTGGAGGTCTTTCCGGCCGAGAAGCAGATACGCCTGGTGGTCGACGGGCCGCAGCAATTGGCGGCGACGGCCCACTTCAGCGATGGCCGCTCGCGCGACGTTACCCATCTGGTCGCCTACGAAAGTTCAAATAAGTCGGTCGCCACGGTCGACGCTCATGGCTTGGTAACGCCGCACGAGCGCGGCGAGGTGGTCGTGCTGGTCCGTTTCCTCGAGCATATCGAGCCGGTCTCGCTAATGTTCGTCGAAAACCAGCCGGGCTACGCCTGGACTTCGCCCACGCCCCACAACTACGTTGACCAACTGGTAAACGACAAGCTGCAGCAACTGCAATACTTGCCGTCGGAGACCTGCAGCGATTCGGTCTTCGTGCGGCGGGTCTATCTTGATCTGCTCGGCATCTTGCCAACGGTCGACGAGACGAACGCCTTCCTGGCCGATACTTCGGCGAATAAGCGCACCGCGCTGATCGACGCATTGCTCGAGCGGGACGAATACGCCAAGTTTTGGGCGCTTAAATGGGGCGACCTGCTGAAGATGACCAGCAAGGACGTCGGCGATGCTGGCGTCTACAAGTACCATCGCTGGGTCGAAGACGCCCTGAAAAACAACATGCCGTACGATCAGTTCGCTACGCAGCTGATCACCGGATCGGGCAGCACGCTGGCCAACCCGCCGGCCAACTTCTATCGCACCTCATCCGACCTCAACCAATGCGTTGAGACGATCTCGCAGGTGTTCTTGGGTGCTCGGCTGCAGTGCGCCAAGTGTCACAACCATCCGTTCGAGCGCTGGACGCAAGACAACTACTATGGCCTGGGCGCCTTCTTCAATCGAGTGCAGCATCGCAAGACCGAACGGCCCGGCGAGATGTTCATCTACACTTCCGACGCCGGCGAAGTGACGCAGCCGCGAACTGGCCAGGTGATGACTCCTTGGCTGCCGCAAGTGGGCGACGTCGAGCGACAGAATGACGTTGACCAGCGGGTTCCCTTCGCCGAGTGGCTGGTCAATCCCGCCAACCCCTACTTTGCTCGGATCGAAGCGAATCGGATCTGGAGCCAGCTGTTTGCCCGCGGTATCGTCGAGCCGATCGACGACTTCCGCGACTCGAACCCGCCGGCCAACGCCCCGCTGCTCGAAGCCTTGGCGAAGGAGTTGGTCGAAACCGGCTATGACCGCAAGCAGCTGCTACGGACGATCCTATCGAGCCGAACCTATCAGGCCAGCTACAAGACCAACCCGCTGAACGCCGACGAGACGATCTACTTCTCGCACCAACAACCGCGGATGCTGAGCGCCGAACAATTGCTCGACGCGATCAATCAAACGCTCGGCCTGCAGCAGAACTTCGGCTCCACCGCCAAGGGGACGCTGGCGACGCAGTTGCCGGCGCCCGACGTCGCGCAGGTCGATTTCCTGAAGGTCTTTGGTCAGCCAGAGCGAAGTACCGTTTGTGCGTGTGAGCGTTCCGACGATACGAATTTGAGTATGGCGATCGAACTGTTCAATGGTCCGCTAATACATGAGAAGCTCAAGAGCGGCGGCAATCGCTTTCGCAAGGCGCTGGCCGAAGGAAAGAGCGTACCGCAGGTGGTCGAAGAGCTTTACCTGGCCGCCGTCTGTCGCCCTCCGACCGACTTGGAATTGAAAACGGCCGCTCAGCATTGCAGCCAGAGCCCCGATCCAGCGTCGGGTCTTGAGGACGTTTGCTGGGCGCTGCTGAACACCGAGGAATTCCTGCTGCAGCACTAATCCCAATCGGCGTTTCGTTCGCCTATCCCCTCAGGCTATTGTCATCATGCGTTCGTTACTTTCCGTTTCGCTCGTCTCGCTGTTGTCGGCGGCGGCCTCGGCTGTCGCCGAAGAGGCGCCGGTTAGTTTCCGGCGCGACGTCGCCCCGATCTTGCTGGATCGCTGTCAGGCGTGTCACGGAGCGAAGAAGGCCGAGGGCGGATATCGCGTCGATACCTTCGTGCAATTGCAAAAAGCGGGCGACTCGGGCGAACCGCCGATCGGCGCCAGCGCTGCCGAGCCGAGCGAACTGCTGCGACGGATTACCTGCACCGATGAGTTTGAACGCATGCCGGTCGATAGCGATCCACTGTCGGCCGCGCAAATCGCCCTGTTCACAAAATGGATCGCCGCCGGGGCGAAGTTCGATGGCGCCGATCCGGCGCAGCCGCTTCGCCTGGTCATTCCTCCCCCCACCTATGCCGCAGCCCCAGCGTCGTACCCGCGAGCCGTGCCAATCACCGCCGTTACCTTTTCGCCCGATG
The genomic region above belongs to Blastopirellula retiformator and contains:
- a CDS encoding DUF1501 domain-containing protein is translated as MSKSTSNSVRGCPGFRQATRFSRRQMLQAGALSALGLGLGDFHSQLAAAAANGGPAPKAKACIFLFMWGGPSQLETFDLKPDAPAEVRGDFKPISTKVPGTQICEHFSRIAQWTDKLAIIRSLTHNDPAHLSSGHATLTGQLAPVVKSDADPPSSKDSPHLGSLISKFRPGDAGLPSFVAMPWKALHPAAPGGEAPGQHGGWLGSAYDGMLLTGDLNDPKWRPQGLGLPADLGLDRLESRVALLKKLDAQRADLHQSLAGAAFNNHQSRAIEMVGSAKVRSAFDLTQETDATRERYGRNIHGQSVLMARRLVEHGVPLVSVNWHNDGKNFWDTHGDNFNRMKNDLMPPADMALAALLQDLEDRGMLDETIVAWVGEFGRKPRISQNNAGREHWPFCYSGLLAGGGIQGGAVYGESDKHAAYPVSDPVTPQDFATTILHAMGVDTSATLLDRENRPHHVCSGRVLQDLLIG
- a CDS encoding DUF1549 domain-containing protein — its product is MRIPSSSIWLVGVLLAVWPALAAGQSFDSLQPWTCPPGQTTQIKITGKDLKAPLRLAFGRPGVTAKVEQLEPTAAVVAVTIPANQPLGPLPVWLAGPGGAAHGRTILIDDLPAVSDNGGNHSRDTAQEIPTLASIEGKCDAAVSDFYRFPAAEGQQLSFEIHTQALHSAMDPVVRLLHANGDVLLQADDTQVGPDTRFAHTFSAAGEYWIEVQDSGNAAAGALYQLRIGDFPVVNQSWPLAVQQDHPTSVTFVGATADQANSPEVTAATTSPATINVATKSPSGKSSTWVPLHTSRYPQVVESPDAGSLTAPVGITGRLAEAKEVDAFVVQGVKGQTVRIAAKTRSLNSPTLLTMKLLATDGKVIAQTKVTDADEWSMDATFPADGPYRLEVADLLKRGGDPFTYHIEIAPVGTFAIVLAGDAKTREHFPVAVKNGACAFQLGVARFGYDGPIDLSLVSGGEGFRLLNPRIPAGANDFRVHVAIDDAWRADRLEVLKLQATAADDPNNRRLVNSHAIHRAREPFVLAPNADQDGAILLVAIGQLPPIFSLSPTAPVQLARPVPTHTATLPLKRIHDQFKSGVEILTNTLSTGWSGTAKADGDNYMLTVTRGAETAPHPEQLTVTAFGEIHGQGYLEQVQIPIQWFDPVQVALTFAEPIIRGGPARVVATATRAGNEPQPITLRLVDLPSGVTAPESITIAANQTVVEFDLQFAAAASLQTPPISLVAASKYHGQDFEVRSKHAVPTMIEGPQRLTLYPTSILLNDPLGRQRVVVSGADKQGSARDWTRFARIVSSRPEVAEIRNGVIYPIADGEAEIAVQVGGVRQTIPVQVANRGTTRPIEFESEVLVALSKQGCNQGACHGSPSGKGGFRLSLRAFDMQLDELTLIREESGRRINLIEPDKSLLLLKPLMSVAHGGGKQIHQQDEAYTILRDWIAAGAKADPADMPRIERLEVFPAEKQIRLVVDGPQQLAATAHFSDGRSRDVTHLVAYESSNKSVATVDAHGLVTPHERGEVVVLVRFLEHIEPVSLMFVENQPGYAWTSPTPHNYVDQLVNDKLQQLQYLPSETCSDSVFVRRVYLDLLGILPTVDETNAFLADTSANKRTALIDALLERDEYAKFWALKWGDLLKMTSKDVGDAGVYKYHRWVEDALKNNMPYDQFATQLITGSGSTLANPPANFYRTSSDLNQCVETISQVFLGARLQCAKCHNHPFERWTQDNYYGLGAFFNRVQHRKTERPGEMFIYTSDAGEVTQPRTGQVMTPWLPQVGDVERQNDVDQRVPFAEWLVNPANPYFARIEANRIWSQLFARGIVEPIDDFRDSNPPANAPLLEALAKELVETGYDRKQLLRTILSSRTYQASYKTNPLNADETIYFSHQQPRMLSAEQLLDAINQTLGLQQNFGSTAKGTLATQLPAPDVAQVDFLKVFGQPERSTVCACERSDDTNLSMAIELFNGPLIHEKLKSGGNRFRKALAEGKSVPQVVEELYLAAVCRPPTDLELKTAAQHCSQSPDPASGLEDVCWALLNTEEFLLQH
- a CDS encoding DUF1559 domain-containing protein: MTSLAPTSTNAARRRWRGFTLVELLVVIAIIGVLIALLLPAVQQARDAARRMSCTNNLKQLALALHNYHDTFGSFPPSGIDGGKSHGMWIRLAPFYEQSAIYDQYNFTGTWRDNLPLCSESSMDALHCPSGSTVITTLASEQPCPTTHYFGNSGPIGLNATTNANYARDTSRENVSSFGEVADEGVFKLRSNLGLRDVTDGSSNTILVGELSWNKYPFYRAWNRGLHWTSNGLYMATTKNHRYPINIGIKTPSFTMVANNGGYGSQHPGGANFATADGAVKFFPATIEMETYLALASRAGGEVVEMP